The following is a genomic window from Caldicellulosiruptor danielii.
ATTGTATGCCGAAATGTTTTAATATACTTTACTGAAGAAGCAAAGGATATGGTATACAGAAATTTTAACAAGTCGCTTGTCCTCAACGGTATTTTATTTGTAGGTTCAACCGAACAGATAATAATGCCCCAAAAATATGGGTTAAAACCCATAAAAACCTTCTTTTATGAAAAGGTGATGAATATTTGAGTACGAGGAAAATTACATATGCAGGTATGATGGTAGCTACTACAATAATCTTTTTGATGTTTGCCTCAATCTTACCACGGGCTAATAGCATATTTTATTTACTTTGCTCTGTAAGTATCATGATAGTGGTTTGGCTCTTTGGAATTAAAGAGGGATTTTATGTATATGTTGCAAATTCTTTGTTAGCAGTATTTCTAATTCCTAACAAGCTTGTAGCAATGGTTTATATTTTAATTTTTGGTCTATATCCTATAATAAAGGCTTTGTGTGAAAAAGGATTTCCCATTTATGTAGAGTTTTTTTTAAAGCTTTTGTATTACAACCTTGCGTTAATTATTTTATATTTTATGTTCAAACTAATTATAAAAGAGATTCCGTATTTCAAATATGGGATGTTTCTTACAGTTATTTCTTCAGAAGTTATATTTATTCTGTATGATTACCTTCTTACATTGATTTTGCAAAAACTAAAAAGCCTCAAAATCTTTGGAGGGACTAACCATGGCTGAACTTGTGATAAAAGACGCGCTTTCGTTTTTGGTAGCATTTGTCCTTGTAACCATCATCACTCCGTTTGTGCAAAAAAAATCTATTGAGCTTGGGTTTGTAGACAGACCCAATCCCCGAAAAATTCATTCGACACCTATCCCGGTGACAGGCGGCATAGCTCTTTTTTTAGCTTTTTTCATATCCCAGTTTTTGATAAGAGGTTTTAGCAAAGAGTTCTTAGGATTTTTTATTGCTTCATGTTTGATTTTGGCAATAGGTCTTGTAGATGACTGGTATAAATCACAAGGGAAAGAACTGAGTGCATTACCAAAATTTATCATTCAAATTTTAGCATGTTCAATAGTATTCTTTATGGGAATACAGATTGAAGGGATTACCAATCCTTTTACACATAAATTTATAAGCTTTCCTGTTTGGTTCCAGTATATAGCAACAGTTATTTGGCTTTTTGGAGTCACAACTGTCATAAACTTTATTGATGGTATAGACGGACTTGCGGCTGGTATTACTACAATTTCCGGAACAACCCTGTTTTTTGTTGCCCTAATGAATCTGAGCATAATATCAACTGCAAGGGTTTCAACATATATGGCAGCAGCTTTAGTGGGTGTGTCTTCTGCGTTTTTGATATTCAACCGTCATCCGGCTAAAATCTTTATGGGCGACAGTGGTGCCACTTTTTTAGGGTTTGTGCTTGGGACAATTGCTGTGGAAGGGACTTTTAAGGTTGCAACGGTAGTATCATTAATAGTACCTATTTTAACGCTTGGACTTCCTATTTTTGATAACCTTTTTGTCATATTCAAGAGAATCAAAGAAGGCAAGCCAATTTATCAAGCTGACAGAAGCCAAGTGCATTT
Proteins encoded in this region:
- a CDS encoding MraY family glycosyltransferase, which gives rise to MAELVIKDALSFLVAFVLVTIITPFVQKKSIELGFVDRPNPRKIHSTPIPVTGGIALFLAFFISQFLIRGFSKEFLGFFIASCLILAIGLVDDWYKSQGKELSALPKFIIQILACSIVFFMGIQIEGITNPFTHKFISFPVWFQYIATVIWLFGVTTVINFIDGIDGLAAGITTISGTTLFFVALMNLSIISTARVSTYMAAALVGVSSAFLIFNRHPAKIFMGDSGATFLGFVLGTIAVEGTFKVATVVSLIVPILTLGLPIFDNLFVIFKRIKEGKPIYQADRSQVHFRLLEAGLNQKQTVLFLYLVSICFSLTSLIIMLLARR